The Bacteroides fragilis NCTC 9343 genome includes the window AAGCCAGTTTCTTGTGGAAACGGTCAATAACTCGTTTGGCGGTAGGAAAGCAACTACGAACAATCTGCTCCATATTGGGAGTCATATCCAATTTGATGTCACGCACTTGATAACGACGACGGGACAGTCTGAATAACACAGAGCTTACCATATAGATATCCATACCTCTTATTATGGCGACAATACTGCCTTTGCCACCATGGGAAGCCTTGTTGCTGAGTATGGAGAGTTCACCGCGCGAAAGGGCAACTTTATCAATACAGACGTAAGCACCGATATTCTTTTCAAAAAGCAGCTAATCCTGTGCATGGGTAAACTGATCCCAGTGAAGATAACCACTAATGATTGCGGTATTACTGCTTCGGAAGAACACCGTCAACGTTATACGAAATCCTCAATAACTTACAACTAACCGGATAATTATCAATATAACTCTTTTATAAAAAAGACGCAAAATAAATACTGTGCCATACGGATACCTTCAGCCACCATACGCCAGTTACGGTTGATGTACTGATTACTCTGCTTCAAAATCCTGTGACGACAACGGATATTCAGAGTTTTTTTTACTGCAAAGAGGGAAATCTTGAACAACGACAAGATCATAGAATCTCTTGTTGCAGGTTTCCCGTCCAGAATATTGCTCAGGAATAACATTCTTCTATTCAAAATAAATAACAACATCACTAGGACTTTCCTGCATATTGACAAGATCAAAATAAGCTAAAATACTTTCAAGAAGTAAAGGCGATAACTACTAGAACTGGAAATAGATGAACGGCTGAATCTCACTGCTCTTCATCTGGATGACCAGATAAATCATAGCCACCATTACAATAGCTTTACCTAAGAAAGGAAGCTTGATCACTCCACGGCAAACGGCATTTTCCCAACTATCCGGAGCAAAATGGAGCAGGAAACCAACTGCCATCAGTGCAAATACCCGCCAATACCCTTCTATCAGTTGTGGGAAAAGCTGTGGACGGAAAGCAGTAAAAATCTGATTCAGCATGTCCATCGAATTGTGAAAGTCAGCATTACGGAAGAAAATCCAACAAAAGCAGACAAAGTGGAAAGTAATGATAACACCCAATACCCGGCGAATACCGTGACTGGTCTCCCCCTTTTTACGCCCAATAATGGACATCCATGCTTTATGAAGAGCAAGTGCCACTCCGTGAAAAGTACCCCAAAGCACAAAATTCCATGAAGCCCCATGCCATAGTCCACCAAGGAACATGGTAATAATCAGATTGAGGTATTGACGGAACTTCCCGTGACGGTTACCTCCCAAAGAAATATAAAGATAGTCGCGTAACCAACTCGACAAAGAAATATGCCAACGTCTCCAGAACTCAGTGATCGACGCTGATTTATACGGAGAATTAAAGTTCAAATTGAAATGGAAACCAAGTAAAAGAGCAATGCCGATTGCCATATCACTATATCCTGAAAAATCACAATAAATCTGCAAAGCATAACCATAAAGCCCCATCAGGTTCTCGACTCCCGAATAGAGTGTCGGGTTATCAAAAATACGCTCAACAAAGTTAATACTTATGTAATCGGAGATAACCGCTTTCTTGAACAAACCTGCCACAATAAGAAAGATACCCCTGCCGAACATTTCCTGCGACACATAGAGCGGTTTACGAATTTGCGGAATAAAATCACGTGCCCGGACAATGGGCCCGGCCACCAACTGTGGAAAGAAAGAGACATAAAAGGCATAATCCAGCAGACTGGTCAAAGGTTTGATCTCTTCCCTATAGACATCAATGGTGTAGCTTAACGACTGGAATGTGAAAAAGGAGATGCCGACAGGCAAAAAGATGTCAAGTGCCGTAAACTCCCCTCCCATCAGCGAGGCAATGACCCCACCCAGAAAATTGGTATATTTAAAGTAGCAGAGTAATCCCAAATTGACCGATACACTGAGTACCACACAAAACTTACGTTTCCAGCGGACATCGGTTCGATCCATCAGCCAGGCTATCACAAAATCGGTAACAGTAACGATGGCCAACAGGAAAAAATAGGTTCCACTACTCTTGTAATAAAAATAATAGGAGAAAAGAGCAACAAACAGAATCCGTGCCGTATTGCGATGTTGCAACAGTGTATAGATTACCATAAACGCAGCGAACAGCCAAAGAAAAATTCCGCTGCTGAATATCATCGGCGCATCCGGATTATATTTGAAAGCCTCCAACAGGCGGCTGAAATCAATATCAATGGGAAACATATTCATTATAGGCTTTAATAATGGCTTCATATAATAATTCTCCCTGAAGCGTATAGCCTTCAGGCAGATAATGTACGTGATCCGGACGCATTAATTGGGCGTCTGACCAGTTCTTGCAGGCGCGCAGGCTTCCGCCCACAACATTATACATATCCCACACCACCAGTTTATGGCGGCGGGCAAAATCATGAATCGTGTTCACTGCCGTTACCGTTCGGGGATTAATAGCGTATGTGCGACGCCGACGACGTTGACGGAAACTTTCATAAGATCCCGGAGGCGTAGTCATCAGGATAGGAACATCAGGCAGACTGTCATGCAACAGTTCAAGCAATTCCTCCATCTGCCGGTAATG containing:
- a CDS encoding transposase; the encoded protein is MLFEKNIGAYVCIDKVALSRGELSILSNKASHGGKGSIVAIIRGMDIYMVSSVLFRLSRRRYQVRDIKLDMTPNMEQIVRSCFPTAKRVIDRFHKKLAYEAVLETLVAQKRTRQMPHPKCFHNGIVLIVICFKLVTQR
- a CDS encoding MBOAT family O-acyltransferase — its product is MFPIDIDFSRLLEAFKYNPDAPMIFSSGIFLWLFAAFMVIYTLLQHRNTARILFVALFSYYFYYKSSGTYFFLLAIVTVTDFVIAWLMDRTDVRWKRKFCVVLSVSVNLGLLCYFKYTNFLGGVIASLMGGEFTALDIFLPVGISFFTFQSLSYTIDVYREEIKPLTSLLDYAFYVSFFPQLVAGPIVRARDFIPQIRKPLYVSQEMFGRGIFLIVAGLFKKAVISDYISINFVERIFDNPTLYSGVENLMGLYGYALQIYCDFSGYSDMAIGIALLLGFHFNLNFNSPYKSASITEFWRRWHISLSSWLRDYLYISLGGNRHGKFRQYLNLIITMFLGGLWHGASWNFVLWGTFHGVALALHKAWMSIIGRKKGETSHGIRRVLGVIITFHFVCFCWIFFRNADFHNSMDMLNQIFTAFRPQLFPQLIEGYWRVFALMAVGFLLHFAPDSWENAVCRGVIKLPFLGKAIVMVAMIYLVIQMKSSEIQPFIYFQF